The nucleotide sequence GAGACGGCCCGGGTCTCGGGCGCGGAGAACGCCGCCGTGCCGCGGTAGGTCTCGCTGGACGTCGAGCCCGACGAACCGCCGCAGCAGCCCCACTTGTAGCCCCAGTTGCGGTTGGTGTCGGTGCCGGGGCCCTGGCGGTTCTTGCGCCAGCTGTGGAACGTGCCGCCGGAGATGTCGTACTCGGAGCCGTCGGGGTTGACGCTGGGGATCACCCAGATTTCGGTGCTGTCGACCAGCCGCTTGATCGCGGGGTCCGTGGCGTATCCGCTGGTCAGCCGCTGGACGATGTGCAGGCACATCTCCGTGGTGAGGTGCTCGCGCGCGTGCTGGTTGCAGGTGAAGAGCACCTCGGGCTCGTTCTCGTCGGTGGCGGCGTTGTCGCTGATCTTGATCAGCGAGAGGGCGCGGCCTTCGTACGAGGTGCCGGCGCTGCCCAGCTTCGCGAGCGTCGGATAGTTGGCGACGGTCTTCTGCAGCTCGGTCTGCGTCTCGGCGTACGTGTGGTAGCCGGTGTAGCCCGCCGGGAAGTCCTCGACGGTCGCGGTGCCCTGCGGCCGGTTGACCGCGCCGAGCGCCTTGACGCCGAAGCCCTCCGCGCGCAGCTGGGCCGCTTCGCCGGGGGTGGCGATGACCGTGGTCGTCGCGCCGTCGGCGTCGAGGATGTCGGCGCCGGTCCGCGCGACCTCGGTGCGCTGCTGGGCGGTGGCGGCGCCGGTCACCTCGTACACCTGCGGTCCGCCGGGCTGGGCGGCACCGGCCGGGCCGCCGGTGGTGAGCACCAAGAGGACGGCCGCGGCCGCTGCCATGCACGTTCGTTTGCGCATCACGTCTCCTGCTCTCGGGGGTCCCTCGACCTTGGCGGGAGCCGGACGTAGTACGCAATCCGGAGCAGTACGGATCTATTGGCGGTATCTACCCGTAGTTCGCGAAGCAGAGCGCCTCGATGTCGGCCCGCAGCGTGGCGAACGGCCGCGGGCGGACCCGTTGCTGGACGACCGTGCCCAGCAGGTACGACAGCAGGGCGCGGGCCCGGGCGCGCGGGTCGTCGACGTCGAGCGGGGCGAGGAGCTCGGCGAGCAGTTCCGTGAGCGAGGTGAGCATGACGTCGATGGCCTGCGGGTGCTGCGCCCGCCCGGCGGCGATCCAGTACTCGAACCAGAGGAAGGCGGCGTTCGGGTTCGCGGCGAAGACGCTCAGGTACTCCTCGAGGACGGCGAAGAGCCGCTCGCGGGGTTCGTCGTGCTTCGCGGCGACCTCGCGCAGGCCCGCGGCGAAGGCGGTGATGTGGGCGGCCATCGCCCGGTCGATGAGGACGTCGATGTCGGCGAAGTAGTAGTGGATCGCGCTCTTGGTGAGCGGGCCGGCGTCGGCGATGGCCCGGACGGTGCACCCGGCGAGCCCGTCGCGGGCGAGGACGACGCGGGCGGCCTCGACGATCTGTTCCTGCTTGGCCAGCTGGTTCGGCGAGAGCCGCTCGCTGCGGCCGGGGACTGCGCTCACGGTGATTCTCGTTACCTTCTTCCTGGACGCCGGACCCGAAATCCTA is from Amycolatopsis mediterranei and encodes:
- a CDS encoding TetR/AcrR family transcriptional regulator, whose amino-acid sequence is MSAVPGRSERLSPNQLAKQEQIVEAARVVLARDGLAGCTVRAIADAGPLTKSAIHYYFADIDVLIDRAMAAHITAFAAGLREVAAKHDEPRERLFAVLEEYLSVFAANPNAAFLWFEYWIAAGRAQHPQAIDVMLTSLTELLAELLAPLDVDDPRARARALLSYLLGTVVQQRVRPRPFATLRADIEALCFANYG
- a CDS encoding M14 family metallopeptidase, which gives rise to MAAAAAVLLVLTTGGPAGAAQPGGPQVYEVTGAATAQQRTEVARTGADILDADGATTTVIATPGEAAQLRAEGFGVKALGAVNRPQGTATVEDFPAGYTGYHTYAETQTELQKTVANYPTLAKLGSAGTSYEGRALSLIKISDNAATDENEPEVLFTCNQHAREHLTTEMCLHIVQRLTSGYATDPAIKRLVDSTEIWVIPSVNPDGSEYDISGGTFHSWRKNRQGPGTDTNRNWGYKWGCCGGSSGSTSSETYRGTAAFSAPETRAVSNWVNSRVVGGVQQIKTHIDFHTYSELVLWPFGYTYADTAPGLTAAEAQKFQTLGKQMAATNGYTPEQSSDLYITDGSVNDWMWATHKIWSFTFEMYPKGSSPGFYPRDTQIGPQTTRNDQAVDILINAAITG